From the Polaribacter gangjinensis genome, the window GAATTGCTATTTCCAGTAGATATTCAGTTAGAAGATGGAACAATTCAAACTTTATTGGATAGATCAGAATTGATGGCTGTAAAAGATGCTTGTAAAATGAACAGAGATAAAAGAAAATGTTTTAAATTTGAATTGCCAGTGACTTTTACAATGCCTGATGCTAGCGAAATTACAGTTAATGAAAGAGCTGATTTTCGTTTGATAAGACAATGGCATATTGCAAATCCAACAGTTACAGAAAAAGCGAGTTTGAATTTTCCAGTAACTATTATTTACAAAGATGCTTCAACAGCAATTATTACAGACGAAGCAGCTTTGATTGCAGCAAAAGTTGCTTGTAGAAATTAATTTATATCTTAGTAACCCTATTTCACTGAGTAAAACAACAAAAATGAATTCAAAGAACATCCTTTTTAAAACCATCTTATTTTTGATTATGTTTCAGAATATCAGTGTTTTTTCTCAAGAATCTAATTATGAGTTGATTAAAAAAGAGCTCACGAAAGAACAAAATGAATTGCTTGAAAAAGAACAAGAAATTTTGAAAGCGAATCGCGAAGCATTCAAAGCGTCCTTAACCAAAGAACAATTATTGATTTTAGAAGATAAAAATTTATCGAAAGATGAAATCAAAAATCGATTGATGGCAACGTTTTCTAAAGAACAAAAAAATATGGTTCGAAATCAGCAAATGCGTTTGCAAATGACTAGAGAAACATTTCGAAAATCATTGACAAATGAACAACGAAAAATGCTTAAGGAACGCATTGATAAGATAAGAAATGCCAGAGATAGAGGAGAACTTAAAGACGGGCCAAGAAATAGAAATTCTGATGGAAGAAATATTCGAAATAGAGGGAATTAGCATGTAATTTCTATGAGAAACATTCTCGAAATAATGAATAAGAAAATGAGATTTTTGGGGTTGCTATTGTTTTCAATAGCAACCTCTTTTTGTGCTTACAGTCAAGAAAAAGATGATGCTACCATTGATGCTTTGATTGATGAATTATTTTTTAATGACCAACAATTTATTGATGAAGTCTTAGAAACCAACTTTTCGTACAATTTTTTATACACATCTTTATCCTATAACAGCAACACTTTTTTCTCAGGACGAGATTCAGGAATAGATCAATTCAATGTAATTCCCCAAATATCTTATTATCATTCTTCAGGATTTAATGCGAGTATTTCTGGAATTTATTATCAAAATTTTGCGCCAAGTTGGGATTTTACAAGTGTTTCAGTAGGATATTTCAATTCGCTTGGAAAGTCAAGAAACATCATTTATAATTTAGGATACACCAAATATTTCTATGCTGATGATTTTGATGATTTTACCAATTCTATTGACATCAGTTTGGGAATTAGAAACAAAAAACGAACTTTAGGAACCACATTGTCAGGTTCATATATTTACGGAACAGACAATTCGTATCAATTGGTTTCTAATAGTTTTGTAAGTTTCAATTTGTACAGAACTACTCATTTTGCTTTGAGATTCAGACCTACTCTTAGTTTTGTTGTTGCCAATCAGACGTTTGGAAAATATACGTTACGGATTATAAATGGCAGAAGAGTTTTTGTATATTCAAGCACAGAAGTGTTTGATTTGTTAAACACACAATTGGGTTTTCCAATTTCGTTTTCAAAAAAATCTTGGGATGTTGAATTGGGTTATTATTTGAATTTACCAAATGCAGTTGCAGATGAAACTAACCTGAAAAACACGAGTTTTTTCGGATTTTCTGTAGGATATTTGTTTGATTTGTCTAAAAAGAAATAATTACTCTTCGTATTTAGAATGCTCAGCATAGGTGCGCCATTTTTCCAAGCAAGCTGTCATATCTTCAGGAATTTCAGAATCAAATTGTAAAAATTTTCCTGTAATTGGATGCGTAAATCCTAATGTTTTAGCATGCAAAGCTTGTCTTGGCAACACATTGAAACAATTTTGAACAAACTGTTTGTATTTGGTAAACGTTGTTCCTTTTAAAATTTCATTACCTCCATAACGTTCGTCATTAAAAAGTGTATGACCAATATGTTTGAAATGTGCTCTAATTTGATGCGTTCTTCCAGTTTCTAATTTGCATTGCACCAAAGTGACATACGTTAATCTTTCTAAAACTTTGTAATGTGTGATAGCTGGTTTTCCAAAATCTCCCTCAGGAAAAACATCCATTTGCAATCTGTTTTTAAAACTACGTCCAATATTGCCTTCAATAGTCCCTTCATCTTCATCAATTGTTCCCCAAACTATAGCATAATAAAATCTTTCTGTTGTTCTGTCAAAAAATTGTTTGGATAAATTTGCCATTGCAAATTCGGTTTTGGCAATCACCAGTAAACCACTGGTGTCTTTATCAATTCTATGCACCAAACCTGGCCTTTCATTAGAGTTTGTAGGTAAATTTTCAATATGATGAATCAAACCATTTACCAACGTTCCTGAATAATTGCCATGTCCTGGATGCACCACCATTCCTGCAGGTTTGTTTACTACAATCACGGTTTCATCTTCATAGACAATATCCAAAGAGATATTTTCTGCAACCAATAAATTTTCATGAGGAGGATGACTCAAAACAACACGAACTACATCATGAGGTTTAACTTTGTAGTTTTGTTTTACAACAACATCATTTACTAAAATATTACCTGCTTTTGCAGCTTGTTGTACTTTATTTCTTGTAGCGTTTTCGATGAAATTCATCAAAAATTTGTCCACTCGCAAAGGCACTTGTCCAACACTCGCTACAAATCTGTAATGTTCATACAGATCATCATTTTCAATCTCTAAATTCTCGTTTTCTATCAAAATATGGTTGCTATTTTTAACTAATTAAAAATCAACATCGTCATTAATACTATCTGTTTGAGCAGAATTTTGCCCCATACCACCATCACCCAAAACCAATGTTATTTCTGAGTTTTTTTGCAATTTTTCATTCGGATTTAAGATTTTTCCATTGTGACGCATTCCTCTTACTACATCTTTTCCAATGTCATTTATATAAATAAAATCTTGGCTAACTTTAAATCCAATTGCACGTAACTCAGAAATTGCTTGTCTTTTGGTTCGTCCGTTTAAATTCGGAATCGTAACATCTCTATATCTTGACGGGTTTAATGTCAAGTAAATTTTTCGTTTTTCTTTTACAAATTCTCCAGCTTCCGGATTTTGCTCAATCACCGAAAATTTTGGATACTCAGGATTGTAACTAGCGCTATCAATTACAATATAATCTAAGTCCAAGTCATTCAATTTCAAAGCAGCTTCTTCAATGGAAAGTTTACTCAAATTCGGAACTTCAATTTTTTGATTGTGATTTGTAGAAAATCTTAAAACGACTTTGATTACAAATACAAAAACTATCAATCCAACAAAAGCAATAAGGATTTGTTTGAAAAAAAGTTTACTCTTTACGAACTGAACGATACTCATAACTGGCTTT encodes:
- a CDS encoding PASTA domain-containing protein — its product is MSIVQFVKSKLFFKQILIAFVGLIVFVFVIKVVLRFSTNHNQKIEVPNLSKLSIEEAALKLNDLDLDYIVIDSASYNPEYPKFSVIEQNPEAGEFVKEKRKIYLTLNPSRYRDVTIPNLNGRTKRQAISELRAIGFKVSQDFIYINDIGKDVVRGMRHNGKILNPNEKLQKNSEITLVLGDGGMGQNSAQTDSINDDVDF
- a CDS encoding RluA family pseudouridine synthase, encoding MIENENLEIENDDLYEHYRFVASVGQVPLRVDKFLMNFIENATRNKVQQAAKAGNILVNDVVVKQNYKVKPHDVVRVVLSHPPHENLLVAENISLDIVYEDETVIVVNKPAGMVVHPGHGNYSGTLVNGLIHHIENLPTNSNERPGLVHRIDKDTSGLLVIAKTEFAMANLSKQFFDRTTERFYYAIVWGTIDEDEGTIEGNIGRSFKNRLQMDVFPEGDFGKPAITHYKVLERLTYVTLVQCKLETGRTHQIRAHFKHIGHTLFNDERYGGNEILKGTTFTKYKQFVQNCFNVLPRQALHAKTLGFTHPITGKFLQFDSEIPEDMTACLEKWRTYAEHSKYEE